DNA from Streptomyces sp. NBC_01260:
CTCCATGGGGTGTGCGGCGTACCCCTGGCGCAGTACGGCACCCGTGTCCGTATCGCAGACCACGATGTGCGTGAAGGCGGAAGAACTGTCCAAGCCGGCGACTATGCCCATACACAGATTCTGCCGCACCGCCGGAGCGCTCCTGCACCGGCGGTGCGGCAGACGTGACGAGGCGGCCTCAGGTGTTGGTCGTTCCCCAGTCGTCCTCGCCGTTCGCCCCGCGCCCGCGCAGCGACCGCACCCGGTCCGCCACGGACGCGGGCACCTTCTCGCCGACCTTGTCGCCCACCGCGTGGTAGGCCTTTCCGGCGAACTCGCGGCCGCTCTGGGCCGCGGACTCGCAGGTGTTGCGCACGGCCGGGTTCTGGGCGAACTGGCGTGCGGAC
Protein-coding regions in this window:
- a CDS encoding YtxH domain-containing protein, with amino-acid sequence MRYRLTFIAGVALGYVLGTRAGRERYEQLKKSARQFAQNPAVRNTCESAAQSGREFAGKAYHAVGDKVGEKVPASVADRVRSLRGRGANGEDDWGTTNT